A DNA window from Bradyrhizobium sp. CCBAU 53421 contains the following coding sequences:
- a CDS encoding nuclear transport factor 2 family protein: MPDEADEIVSAIIARWSAGFGELNADALAALYSQHAFFFGSNPTLYRGRDGVKAYFDGLPRWQGPRVRFSDVRAARVNADLVNMAAIASFFLDGEAPSLAVKITWVITREDGDWKIACHHVSSQTPLI; the protein is encoded by the coding sequence ATGCCTGACGAAGCCGACGAGATCGTCTCCGCCATCATCGCACGATGGTCCGCAGGTTTCGGCGAGCTCAATGCCGATGCGCTTGCCGCGCTTTATTCGCAGCACGCGTTCTTCTTCGGCTCGAACCCGACGCTGTATCGCGGCCGCGATGGCGTCAAAGCCTACTTTGACGGCCTGCCGCGCTGGCAGGGGCCGCGCGTTCGGTTCAGCGATGTCAGGGCCGCGCGGGTGAATGCCGATCTCGTCAACATGGCTGCTATCGCGTCGTTCTTCCTCGACGGCGAGGCGCCGTCGCTCGCCGTCAAGATCACCTGGGTGATTACGCGCGAGGACGGTGACTGGAAGATCGCCTGCCATCATGTCTCATCGCAGACGCCGTTGATCTAG